TGTTTTTATGTATTTTGTTTGATGGATACTATGAAGGTTGTGGAGTGAGGTACTTTTGGTTTTTCTTCTTTTACATTTACAGTGGATAATTCTACTggatttgtttaatttaattgacCTTTTGTTTCGGTTTATTTGTGCTTTAGGGTTTGAAATTTTGATTGtgaagattgaaaaaaaaatctTTATGCTATTTTAAAtacaagaaaataattaaaatacgtATAAGGAGCAGTTTTAAACTTTGTGGCTTAATGAGTCTATAAAATGTGGAGGattaattattaagttatatGGGGATTAGTTATGGGCTTGTTCTggtagaaaaattaaaattaaaataaaaaataaaaaaattatatagatATGTATCTAAAAAATTCACAAGCAAATTtagaatattatatatatatattctttttctTATAGGGAAAAACTAttgaaaatttttagattttacaatttaaatgtgtttgataattattttaattttaatttttataaaaaatattgaataaaataaataagtaggaaactgttaaatttattttattaaaaattgaaataaattaattttataaaaaataaatattcaaattaatatatttatcttTTATTCAAAACTATCcacaacaatataaaatattatattaataagattaaagttaaaaataaataatttttaaaatttatatttgaacATAATTATATTCAGtatttatatttactaatttaccaaataattttctaatataaattcagtacttataattataaaatttaacagCAAACATTCAGTATTTATATTTTCAACACTTAAATTTGTAGTTTATCAAGCACACTATCAGTCTCTAttctttaatttgatcatttctagtCTCATCACTTTTGGAATTAGGTAAATTACACccaaagtcactaaattattagtataTTACAGTTTTGTtactcaactttaaaaattataacataATCCATAtagttaaataaaaattttaaatagttcAATAACAATTTACTAAAACACaaacttattaatagtttagtgaccttagattgtaatttaccattttaaattttgaaaatccaaTTTTGAATTATCTATTAACTAAACCAATATTATCATTTGGCCCATAAGTgataacaaaaatttcaaaacaataaAATATTCGCAATGGCACTACATTCTAATGCAAATCAGTAGCAATAAACGCATTTACATAATCGTTTTTACAGCATTTCATCATATCACCACCAAAACAAAAAAGAGAACCATAGAAAAAACATCCATGGCTTACATTCTCAACTGTTCTTTATTTTCAGAatgatacatggaacacattgcCCGTGTTCAAGATAACAGCGATCAAAGTCGTCAAAAGGAAAACGCAAATCCACGAGCACACGTCGGTATGTGCGGACGAAGATGTGTTTGCAGTGGCAGTCATGTTACTTGATGCTGTTTTGTTGATCCTGCATTGTAATCATAATAAGAAACTTTAGTACATTCAACATCGGGTCATTGAGAAAGATTAGGTCAACGAAAGTCGGATTCTAATACAATGGGAAAACAAGATGTTCCGGGATATAATGCTTACCCTCCGGCGGTCAGGTAGATGCAATTATCATAACCTGCATATATGTAATATAATAAATAGAATTAGTTTCTTGGTATGCAAGATTGTCCTGGAACCGGATTCCGAATGACAAACTTGAGTCAACAAACAGATAACAAAAAGAATTAGTTACTCGGCATGCAAGATTTGTCCCGGAACCGAATTCCGAACAACAAACTTGAATCAACAAACAGATAATGGTAGTTTTTTAGACTTAAAAGTTCATGCCAAATCAAGAGGTTAAAGAATTATGATCTGATTTCAGCCATACGGAGTAGGCCTGTTGCATTGTTAATCGAACATAGTTAAAAAAAGTTCACTTAAACATGATATAATCGGAATAGACTTACTAGGATCCTTGTCAACTTTGACCCCTTTTCCTCCGAAGCTGCATGCAACATCACTTGCCCCGTTTTGTTGGTAGTAACTGTTGAATGCAAAAGAGGCATGAGAAGCTAGATTATCTGGTTCAAAACACGGTTGGCTAGGCTGAATGGCGGAGCAATCTACATTCCCGGGGCCACAAGCCCAATCTATAGCATTCTGTAAATCCGCTTCAGAAGCCTTGCTAGAAGCAATGCACCACGTTGTTCCATTTTTGGAACCATCCGTACTATTAGTCATATCAAGGACACCTTTTCCGGTGAAGTCCAAGTTATATATACTCGTCTTATCGGGATAGAAAAGGCCCCAGTTTCTCTCTGATTCCAATCCGGGCTTCCTATTCTCATTGAACAATGAGAAAATATAAACATCTAGCTCTTCACCGGGCTTGGTAGGAGTGCCGGTATCATTCAAAACATGTCGAATTAGATTGGTGTTGTAAGTTTGAGCATTGTCTGGAGTTGCACCCTTCTCTTTCGGTGAACCTTTGGAAGGCCAGCCGGTTTCGGTAACCATAACCTTAATCGTTTTGAAATTTAAAGCCATCAAGGCAAAATAAAGGGCATCTATCTGAGCATCGAACATGTTCGTGTAAAGTAGACCAGTATTTGGATCTATGACTTCCGAGGATGACTCGAACAACGCATAATCCAAAGAGACCTTTTGCGGAGAATCTCTATAAGCATAATAAGGATATAAATCAATCATAAATGGTGATTGATTCTCAGCTAGGAATTCCAACATCGGTTTCAAGAACGATGCATGGCTGCTATTGAAAGCCCCAGCAGAAGGTGGGAATGATCGGGACAAAACCCCGAGAGAATGCGTACTCGAAACTTTAATCCTTTTGTGTAAACCAGCCTTTTTCAATGCTGTAAGGACATTGTGCATAGCAGGTACAACTAAAGCTGAGGCATTATTGGGGCTCTCAGTGACTTCAAGACCTACAGTGATGTATGTGATCTTAGTGGCCGGGTAATACGGAAGGATACTGTTCTTTAACCATGAATCTGCATTCGATTGGAACTGAGAGAACGCTAATAAGTCCGAATTCGGAACTGCAACCATAAGTTCAACTCCTGTGTTTGCAAAGGCCTTCAACACTTGGATATTAGAATCATAAATCCGAACATACTTAATGTTGTGAAGTTTTATCAGTTCTACGACTTTATCAGGTGTTGGAAGATCATCGGCACTCCTTCCGTAGCAAACTCCGACTATGCTTCCCCTACAGAAACCTGCCATACCGATCAGAAATTAGATAAAAGCTAAGATAATCTCCGTTGCAAAGCTTCATTAGCAACTCTGTTTTAAGAGATACATAAAGAATCCATGTCAACGTTAACCCAATTTAGTTTACCAATCACACAGGTGCAAGTAACAACTACAGACAATTGTCTCGAAACGaaaacataacaagaacaagCATGAAGAAGCTGCAATAACAAGGGCAAGAATCACATACTACATAGTCCGAAATTTGGAAC
Above is a genomic segment from Gossypium arboreum isolate Shixiya-1 chromosome 8, ASM2569848v2, whole genome shotgun sequence containing:
- the LOC108470313 gene encoding glucan endo-1,3-beta-glucosidase 13-like; this encodes MASAFKLLFAVSLFTLLLRFCRGSIVGVCYGRSADDLPTPDKVVELIKLHNIKYVRIYDSNIQVLKAFANTGVELMVAVPNSDLLAFSQFQSNADSWLKNSILPYYPATKITYITVGLEVTESPNNASALVVPAMHNVLTALKKAGLHKRIKVSSTHSLGVLSRSFPPSAGAFNSSHASFLKPMLEFLAENQSPFMIDLYPYYAYRDSPQKVSLDYALFESSSEVIDPNTGLLYTNMFDAQIDALYFALMALNFKTIKVMVTETGWPSKGSPKEKGATPDNAQTYNTNLIRHVLNDTGTPTKPGEELDVYIFSLFNENRKPGLESERNWGLFYPDKTSIYNLDFTGKGVLDMTNSTDGSKNGTTWCIASSKASEADLQNAIDWACGPGNVDCSAIQPSQPCFEPDNLASHASFAFNSYYQQNGASDVACSFGGKGVKVDKDPSYDNCIYLTAGGINKTASSNMTATANTSSSAHTDVCSWICVFLLTTLIAVILNTGNVFHVSF